Within the Gammaproteobacteria bacterium genome, the region GACCGGGCACGTTCACGACCGGCACAACGCCGCCCATGATCATGGGGAACTGCATCAGACCGGCCTTGTCCAGTTCCGCTGCCTTCAGAGGCGCGTCGGAGGCACCGAAATCAACGGTCTTGGCCTTGATCTGCTTGATGCCGCCACCGGAACCGATGGCCTGGTAGTTGAACTTGACACCGGTCGCCTTGTTATAGGCTTCGGCCCACTTGGAGTACACGGGGTACGGGAAGGTCGCACCAGCACCGTTGATCTCTTTGACCTCGGCGTGGGCAACGCCCATCAGGCCAAAAGAGACCACAGCGGCGGCGGCCGTCTTGGCAATACGCTTGAACATGTTCAAATCCTCTGTGGTGTGTGTTTAAGCGATACAACACGTTCGGGACCAGTAGCCCCGTCAGCGTCGCCTAGGCTACGCGAGCGTTGTTCCCGTTCACGGGAATCCAGATGCCGCCCTGGCTGGCTGGCGCGTGCATGGCCTTCTCGTCGGTTAATGGGGGCATTGTCACCCGGACGGAAACCGCACTTCAGGATGCGCAGGTAACCACCGGGGCGCGCCTTGTAGCGAGGACCCAGCTCGTCGAACAGCTTCTTGACCACGTCCTTGTCGCGCAGGCGCGAGAAGGCCACACGACGCTTGTGGACGGCGTCCTCCTTGGCCATGGTGATCAGCGGCTCGGCGACGCGGCGCAGTTCCTTGGCCTTGGGCAGCGTGGTCTTGATGGCTTCGTGACGCAGCAGCGAAACGGCCAGACTCTGCAGGGTCGCCTTGCGGTGACTGCTGTTACGGCTTAGTTGACGACCAATCTTGCGGTGACGCATGTCATTTCCCTCAGTACAGTCAGGCCCGGGCCTTCTCTTCTTTTTTCAGACCCGCGGGCGGCCAGTTTTCCAGGCGCATACCCAGCGAAAGTCCATGCGAGGCCAGGACATCTTTGATCTCGGTGAGCGACTTCTTGCCCAGGTTAGGGGTCTTGAGCAGCTCGACCTCGGTGCGCTGGATCAGATCACCGATATAGAAAATATTCTCCGCCTTCAGGCAGTTGGCAGACCGCACCGTCAGCTCGAGATCGTCCACCGGACGCAGCAGGATCGGATCGATCTCCGCCTCGTGGGTCTCGGGCTGGGCCTCTTCCCCACCCTGCAGGTCGACGAATACCGCGAGCTGCTGCTGGAGGATAGTGGCGGAACGGCGAATGGCTGCCTCGGGATCGACGGTGCCGTCGGTCTCCAGATCGATGACCAGTTTGTCGAGATTGGTGCGCTGCTCGACGCGAGCCGTCTCGACGTTGTACGCGACGCGCACGATCGGGCTGAAACTGGCATCCACCAGCAGCGAGCCGATGGGACGTTCCTCGACCTCGGTGGAACGGCGGGCGGAAGCCGGCAGGTAGCCGACGCCGCGAGCCACCTTGAGGCTCATCTTGAGGTCGCCGTTCTTGGTCAGGTGCGCGATTACGTGCTCCGGATTCACGATTTCGATATCGTGATCCACCTGGATATCCCCGGCCGTGACCACACCCGGGCCCTTCTTGCTGAGGGTCAGGGTGGCCTCGTCGCGGTTGTGCATACGGATGGCCAGGCCTTTGAGATTCAGCACGATATCGACCACGTCTTCCTGCACACCCTCGATGCTGGTGTACTCGTGAAGCACGCCGTCGATCTCGACCTCGACCACGGCACAGCCGGGGATCGAGGAGAGCAGGATCCGGCGCAGGGCGTTGCCCAGCGTATGGCCGAAGCCGCGCTCCAGAGGCTCGAGAACAACGCGCGCATGACGCTCGTTGATGGTCTGGACCTCGATATGGCGGGGTTTCAGCATTGCGTTGTTCGATGATGACATAAGCTCGATACCGATTACTTGGAGTAGAGCTCGACCACGAGAGACTCGTTGATCTCGGCAGGCAGGTCGGCGCGCTCAGGAACAGACTTGAACACACCTTCCATCTTTTTCGCGTCCACCTCGATCCACTCCGGGAAGCCGAACTGCTCGGCGATGGTCAGGGAATCCTGAATACGGACCTGTTTCTTGGACTTTTCGCGGATGGAAATCCGATCCTCAGGCTTGACCTGATAGGAGGGGATATTCACCACCTGGCCGTTGACCAGAACCGCCTTGTGGCTGACCAGCTGGCGCGCCTCGGAACGGGTGACGCCGAAGCCCATGCGGTAAACAACATTATCAAGACGGCACTCGAGCAGCTGCAACAGGTTCTCACCGGTGGAGCCTTTGCGCTGCGCCGCCTTCTTGAAGTAGTTGCGGAACTGGCGCTCCAGCACGCCGTAGATACGGCGCAGCTTCTGCTTTTCGCGCAACTGCAGCCCGTAGTCGGAGACGCGGGTGCGGCGATCACCGTGCTGACCGGGGATCTTGTCGAGTTTGCATTTGGATTCCAGCGAACGGGCGCGACTCTTCAGGAAGAGATCGGTGCCTTCACGCCGGCTCAGCTTGCACTTGGGTCCGATATAGCGTGCCATGAATTACTCCTGACTTAAACGCGACGCCGCTTGGGCGGACGGCAGCCATTGTGCGGGATCGGGGTCACATCGGTGATGTTGGCGATGCGGAAACCGACATTGTTCAATGCGCGCACGGCGGACTCACGACCCGGACCGGGGCCCTTGACCTCGACATCCAGGTTCTTCACGC harbors:
- the rpsD gene encoding 30S ribosomal protein S4 codes for the protein MARYIGPKCKLSRREGTDLFLKSRARSLESKCKLDKIPGQHGDRRTRVSDYGLQLREKQKLRRIYGVLERQFRNYFKKAAQRKGSTGENLLQLLECRLDNVVYRMGFGVTRSEARQLVSHKAVLVNGQVVNIPSYQVKPEDRISIREKSKKQVRIQDSLTIAEQFGFPEWIEVDAKKMEGVFKSVPERADLPAEINESLVVELYSK
- the rpoA gene encoding DNA-directed RNA polymerase subunit alpha, which produces MSSSNNAMLKPRHIEVQTINERHARVVLEPLERGFGHTLGNALRRILLSSIPGCAVVEVEIDGVLHEYTSIEGVQEDVVDIVLNLKGLAIRMHNRDEATLTLSKKGPGVVTAGDIQVDHDIEIVNPEHVIAHLTKNGDLKMSLKVARGVGYLPASARRSTEVEERPIGSLLVDASFSPIVRVAYNVETARVEQRTNLDKLVIDLETDGTVDPEAAIRRSATILQQQLAVFVDLQGGEEAQPETHEAEIDPILLRPVDDLELTVRSANCLKAENIFYIGDLIQRTEVELLKTPNLGKKSLTEIKDVLASHGLSLGMRLENWPPAGLKKEEKARA